In Paenibacillus sp. FSL R7-0345, a single window of DNA contains:
- the hmpA gene encoding NO-inducible flavohemoprotein, translated as MLSQHTRDIVKSTAPVLAEHGTTITTVFYRNLFEAHPELLNVFNHANQAQGRQQAALANAVYAAAVHIDNLENILPAVVQIAHKHVSLGIKPEHYPIVGEFLLKAIKEVLGDAATPEILQAWEEAYGVIAGAFIGVEDNMYKEAREQENGWNFFKPFTVARKVQESGNITSFYLKPADGSNVPDYKPGQYISVRVLIPGEKYTMIRQYSLSQAPKADEFRISVKREEANDPNGVVSVYLHNQVNEGDTVEVSAPAGEFMLDVSKTTPVAFISGGVGITPMMSMFETVANVTPDRPVVFLHSARNEALAAFRQDVEKYAALMSNAKTKTFLSGGPDGVITGEILKSYVDVTGDAYVCGPVPFMEAMIGELVKLGMKEEQIHYEFFGPALQLQNS; from the coding sequence ATTTTATCACAACACACTCGTGACATTGTTAAGTCGACAGCGCCGGTACTGGCAGAGCATGGAACAACGATTACAACTGTCTTTTACAGGAATTTGTTCGAAGCCCACCCGGAATTGTTAAACGTATTCAACCACGCCAACCAGGCACAGGGCCGTCAGCAGGCCGCACTTGCGAACGCAGTGTATGCTGCAGCCGTACACATCGATAATCTGGAAAACATTCTGCCTGCAGTAGTCCAGATTGCCCACAAGCATGTCAGTCTCGGCATTAAACCGGAGCATTATCCGATTGTCGGTGAATTTCTGCTGAAAGCGATCAAGGAAGTGCTCGGCGACGCCGCTACACCTGAAATTCTGCAGGCCTGGGAAGAGGCTTACGGCGTTATCGCCGGTGCTTTTATCGGTGTCGAGGATAACATGTACAAAGAAGCCCGTGAGCAGGAAAACGGCTGGAATTTCTTCAAACCGTTCACTGTTGCCCGTAAAGTACAGGAAAGCGGCAATATTACCTCCTTCTATTTGAAGCCCGCAGATGGCTCCAATGTTCCAGATTACAAGCCGGGCCAGTATATTTCTGTACGTGTGTTAATTCCAGGCGAGAAATATACCATGATCCGTCAGTACAGTCTGTCCCAGGCGCCAAAGGCGGACGAATTCCGTATCTCCGTCAAACGCGAGGAAGCAAACGATCCAAATGGGGTTGTGTCCGTCTATCTGCACAATCAGGTCAACGAAGGTGATACGGTAGAGGTAAGCGCTCCTGCTGGTGAATTCATGCTCGATGTCTCCAAAACCACACCTGTGGCCTTCATCTCCGGCGGCGTAGGCATTACCCCGATGATGAGCATGTTCGAAACGGTTGCCAATGTAACCCCGGACCGGCCGGTTGTCTTCCTGCATTCTGCGCGTAATGAAGCCCTCGCCGCTTTCCGCCAGGATGTCGAGAAATACGCAGCTCTTATGAGCAACGCCAAGACCAAAACCTTCCTGTCCGGCGGACCTGACGGTGTAATCACAGGCGAAATCCTGAAAAGCTATGTAGATGTTACAGGCGACGCCTATGTGTGCGGACCTGTACCTTTCATGGAAGCCATGATCGGGGAACTGGTTAAGCTTGGCATGAAGGAAGAGCAGATTCATTACGAGTTCTTTGGCCCGGCCCTGCAATTACAGAACAGCTAG
- the narH gene encoding nitrate reductase subunit beta: protein MKIKAQVAMVMNLDKCIGCHTCSVTCKTTWTNRKGAEYMWFNNVETKPGIGYPKRWEDQELYKGGWQLRKGKLELKSGNKLSKIALGKIFYNPDMPEMKDYYEPWTYNYEHLTNAGEQKHSPVARAHSAVTGEKMDLEWGPNWEDDLAGAHVTGPLDPNIQKIEEEIKFNFEKSFMVYLPRLCEHCLNPSCVASCPSGAMYKRDEDGIVLVDQEACRGWRYCMTGCPYKKVYFNWQTNKAEKCTFCFPRVEAGLPTVCSETCTGRIRYLGVLLYDADKVLDAASTPDVQDLYKAQCDLFMNPHDPEVIAQARKDGISEDWLEAAQNSPVYKLAIEHKLAFPLHPEYRTLPMVWYVPPLSPIMNYFEGKDSLKNPDMIFPAIEEMRTPIQYLANMLTAGDTETVKEALQRMAMMRSYMRAQSSGQEFDLSRLDRVGMTAQQMEQMYRLLAIAKYEDRFVIPTSHKEQHMNPYRAQGSAGYGNGMGDMGTGSGCDGCGAASSLTESLKTGKDMYEENFYGGIWRD, encoded by the coding sequence TTGAAAATTAAAGCGCAAGTTGCAATGGTAATGAATTTGGATAAATGCATCGGCTGTCATACCTGCAGCGTCACCTGTAAAACGACCTGGACGAACCGCAAGGGTGCGGAATATATGTGGTTCAACAACGTGGAAACAAAGCCGGGGATCGGCTATCCGAAGCGCTGGGAAGACCAGGAGCTCTATAAAGGCGGCTGGCAGCTGCGCAAAGGCAAGCTGGAGCTTAAATCCGGTAACAAGCTGTCCAAGATCGCGCTCGGTAAAATCTTTTATAACCCGGATATGCCGGAAATGAAGGATTATTATGAGCCGTGGACTTACAACTACGAGCATCTGACTAATGCGGGAGAACAGAAGCATTCACCGGTAGCACGGGCCCATTCGGCCGTGACCGGTGAAAAGATGGATCTGGAATGGGGTCCGAACTGGGAGGACGATCTGGCCGGTGCGCATGTCACGGGTCCCCTTGACCCTAATATCCAGAAGATCGAGGAAGAAATCAAATTCAACTTCGAAAAGTCGTTTATGGTTTATCTGCCCCGTCTCTGTGAGCACTGCCTGAACCCGAGCTGCGTCGCCTCCTGCCCTTCAGGAGCGATGTACAAACGGGATGAGGACGGCATCGTCCTGGTGGACCAGGAAGCCTGCCGCGGCTGGAGATACTGCATGACCGGCTGCCCTTACAAAAAGGTCTACTTCAACTGGCAGACCAACAAGGCCGAGAAATGCACCTTCTGCTTCCCGCGCGTGGAGGCAGGACTGCCGACAGTATGCTCGGAGACCTGTACCGGCCGTATCCGTTATCTGGGCGTTCTGCTGTACGACGCCGATAAGGTGCTTGATGCTGCTTCTACACCTGATGTGCAGGATCTGTATAAGGCACAATGCGATCTGTTCATGAATCCGCATGATCCGGAAGTGATTGCCCAGGCCAGAAAAGACGGTATTTCCGAGGACTGGCTGGAAGCTGCGCAGAACTCTCCTGTCTATAAGCTGGCAATCGAGCATAAGCTGGCCTTCCCGCTGCATCCGGAATACCGGACGCTGCCGATGGTCTGGTATGTACCGCCGCTCAGCCCGATCATGAACTACTTTGAAGGCAAGGATTCACTCAAGAATCCGGATATGATTTTCCCGGCGATTGAAGAAATGCGCACGCCGATTCAATATCTGGCCAATATGCTGACTGCAGGCGATACGGAAACGGTAAAAGAAGCCCTGCAGCGGATGGCCATGATGCGCTCTTACATGCGTGCCCAGTCATCAGGACAGGAGTTCGACCTCAGCCGTCTGGACCGTGTCGGCATGACCGCCCAGCAGATGGAACAGATGTACCGGCTGCTGGCGATTGCCAAATACGAGGACCGGTTCGTGATTCCGACCTCACACAAAGAACAGCACATGAATCCTTACCGCGCCCAGGGTTCCGCCGGCTACGGCAATGGAATGGGTGATATGGGCACAGGCTCGGGCTGTGACGGCTGCGGTGCCGCCAGCTCCCTCACTGAAAGCCTGAAGACCGGTAAAGACATGTACGAGGAGAATTTCTACGGAGGGATTTGGCGTGATTAA
- a CDS encoding Rrf2 family transcriptional regulator — protein MRLTLYTDYSLRILLYLGAKERDELSTVQGISDAYQISKNHLMKVSHELGKAGYIETVRGRGGGIRLALDPLQINIGEVVRRMEDDLYLVECFQPSGGRCPISPVCGLKGVLGKALQAYLQVLDEYTLQDLLINKDDLRAILAPTDQVTPPRTADAPHPGYEQH, from the coding sequence ATGAGGCTTACTTTATATACAGATTACTCGTTACGGATTCTTTTGTATCTGGGAGCGAAGGAGCGGGATGAGCTGTCAACGGTGCAGGGAATCTCGGATGCTTATCAAATCTCGAAGAATCATCTGATGAAGGTTTCCCATGAGCTGGGCAAGGCGGGTTACATCGAAACAGTCAGGGGAAGGGGCGGCGGAATACGTCTGGCCCTGGACCCTTTGCAAATTAACATCGGGGAGGTCGTCCGGCGGATGGAAGACGATCTTTATCTCGTTGAATGCTTCCAGCCTTCGGGCGGCCGTTGTCCCATCTCCCCGGTGTGTGGTCTAAAAGGTGTACTGGGCAAGGCGCTCCAGGCCTATCTGCAGGTGCTGGATGAGTATACGCTGCAGGATTTACTTATTAATAAAGATGACTTGCGGGCTATTCTGGCACCGACGGATCAGGTTACGCCTCCCCGAACAGCAGACGCTCCTCATCCCGGCTATGAACAGCATTAA
- a CDS encoding nitrate reductase subunit alpha — protein MKKKFGLNFFKPIESYSGKWSILEEKNRDWENMYRQRWSHDKVVRTTHGVNCTGSCSWKVFVKNGIITWENQQIDYPSCGPDMPEFEPRGCPRGATFSWYEYSPLRVKYPYVRGKLWRLWQAALQEHGSYIDAWASIVEDPGKASQYKKARGKGGHIRVAWDDVLHLISAQLIYTIRKYGPDRIAGFTPIPAMSMVSYASGARFISLLGGQMLSFYDWYADLPPASPQIWGEQTDVPESSDWYNSGYLIMWGSNVPLTRTPDAHFMTEVRYKGTKVVSVAPDLAENVKFADNWLAPNPGTDAAVAQAMTHVILNEFYQERQEPMFLNYAKQYTDMPFLILLDPHEDAWKGGRFLRASDLGDSTPHSDWKPVIYDEAAGKVIVPNGTMGQRWEEGKKWNLILDNEDGSKVEPALSIEGHGEEWTEIVFPFFDNAGNGTFRRMIPARKMRLADGTERYVATVYDLMLSQYGVARIDSPLNAKGYDDVASHYTPAWQEKITTVKASVVVQIAREFAQNAIDTGGRSMIIMGAGINHWFNSDTIYRSILNLVVLTASQGVNGGGWAHYVGQEKCRPIEGWSTVAFAKDWQGPARQQNATSFFYFATEQWRYEESGTDSLKSPTGGELAYQHPADYNVLAARLGWLPSFPQFNKNSLLFAEEAAREGKKSNSEIIGHALEEIKSRKTRFAVEDPGAPENFPRSLFIWRSNLISSSAKGQEYFMKHLLGASDGLLAEPNEEQKPEEIIWREDVEGKLDLMVAMDFRMTTTPLYADIVLPAATWYEKTDLSSTDMHPFVHPFNPAVNPLWESRSDWDIYRQLSEVFSEMAKTHLPGVYKDIVASPLGHDSISEISQPMGLVKDWAKGEVEAIPGKTMPNLSIVERDYTKIHDKYISLGPNLAVGKAGAHGVSFSVAEEYEELKKLSGVYFDDSIKNGLPKLQTARQAADTILHLSSATNGRVSQKAYESAEKDHGVPLKDISADRAAEKITFQSITAQPREVIPTPVFSGSNKQGRRYSPFTTNIERLVPFRTLTGRQHFYIDHEIFLQYGESLPVFKPTLPPMVFGPRDKAIKGGQDSLVLRYLTPHGKWNIHSTYQDNQHMLTLFRGGPTVWINNEDAAAHDIEDNAWLEVYNRNGVVTARAVVSHRMPRGTMFMYHAQDKHIQVPGSEITDTRGGSHNAPTRIHLKPTQMVGGYAQLSYGFNYYGPIGNQRDVYVAVRKMKEVNWLEN, from the coding sequence ATGAAGAAGAAATTCGGCCTTAACTTTTTTAAACCGATCGAGAGCTATTCCGGAAAATGGTCCATTCTTGAAGAGAAAAATAGAGATTGGGAAAATATGTACCGCCAGCGCTGGTCACACGACAAAGTCGTCCGCACTACGCACGGTGTAAACTGTACCGGCTCCTGCAGCTGGAAGGTGTTTGTGAAGAACGGAATCATTACCTGGGAAAACCAGCAGATCGACTATCCTTCCTGCGGTCCGGATATGCCGGAATTTGAACCGCGCGGCTGTCCGCGCGGAGCGACCTTCTCGTGGTACGAGTACAGCCCGCTTCGTGTGAAGTATCCTTATGTACGCGGTAAGCTATGGCGGCTGTGGCAGGCGGCTCTGCAGGAGCACGGCAGCTATATTGATGCCTGGGCCAGCATTGTGGAAGATCCCGGGAAAGCCAGCCAGTATAAAAAAGCGCGCGGCAAAGGCGGTCATATCCGCGTTGCCTGGGACGATGTGCTGCATCTGATTTCCGCACAGCTGATCTACACGATCCGCAAGTACGGACCGGACCGGATTGCAGGCTTTACGCCGATTCCGGCCATGTCGATGGTCAGCTATGCTTCCGGCGCCCGCTTTATCTCGCTGCTCGGCGGCCAGATGCTGAGCTTCTATGACTGGTATGCCGATCTTCCGCCGGCTTCGCCGCAAATCTGGGGCGAGCAGACGGATGTACCGGAATCCTCGGACTGGTACAATTCCGGCTATCTGATCATGTGGGGCTCGAATGTCCCGCTGACACGGACACCGGATGCGCACTTTATGACAGAAGTCCGCTATAAAGGAACCAAGGTCGTTTCTGTTGCACCTGACCTTGCAGAGAATGTGAAATTCGCCGACAACTGGCTGGCACCGAATCCGGGAACGGATGCTGCGGTGGCCCAGGCCATGACCCATGTCATTCTGAATGAATTCTACCAGGAACGGCAGGAGCCGATGTTCCTGAACTATGCCAAGCAATATACAGATATGCCGTTCCTGATTCTGCTTGATCCGCATGAGGACGCCTGGAAGGGCGGACGGTTCCTGCGGGCCAGCGACCTCGGAGACAGTACGCCGCATTCCGACTGGAAGCCGGTCATTTATGATGAGGCAGCAGGTAAAGTGATTGTCCCGAACGGAACGATGGGCCAGCGCTGGGAAGAGGGCAAGAAGTGGAACCTGATTCTTGATAATGAAGACGGCAGCAAGGTTGAGCCTGCACTGAGCATTGAAGGCCATGGCGAAGAATGGACGGAAATCGTGTTCCCGTTCTTTGACAATGCCGGCAACGGTACGTTCAGACGGATGATTCCAGCCCGTAAAATGCGGCTTGCTGACGGAACTGAACGTTATGTGGCCACTGTCTACGATCTGATGCTTAGCCAGTACGGGGTCGCCCGTATCGACAGTCCGCTCAACGCCAAAGGCTATGATGACGTAGCTTCGCATTACACACCGGCATGGCAGGAGAAGATTACGACGGTGAAAGCCAGCGTCGTGGTGCAGATCGCCCGCGAGTTCGCACAGAATGCAATAGATACAGGCGGCCGCTCGATGATTATCATGGGAGCCGGGATTAACCACTGGTTCAACAGTGATACCATTTACCGATCCATCCTTAACCTGGTGGTCCTGACTGCTTCGCAAGGGGTTAACGGCGGCGGCTGGGCGCATTATGTCGGCCAGGAGAAATGCCGGCCGATCGAAGGCTGGTCCACTGTGGCCTTTGCCAAGGACTGGCAGGGCCCGGCGCGGCAGCAGAATGCGACTTCCTTCTTCTATTTTGCCACCGAGCAGTGGCGGTATGAGGAGAGCGGAACCGATTCGCTGAAATCTCCGACCGGCGGTGAGCTTGCTTACCAGCATCCGGCGGATTACAACGTTCTGGCTGCACGTCTCGGCTGGCTGCCGTCTTTCCCGCAGTTCAACAAGAACAGCCTGCTGTTCGCGGAAGAAGCGGCACGGGAAGGCAAAAAGTCCAACAGCGAGATCATCGGCCATGCGCTGGAGGAGATCAAATCGCGTAAAACCCGCTTTGCGGTGGAAGATCCGGGCGCACCGGAGAACTTCCCGCGTTCGCTCTTTATCTGGCGTTCCAATCTGATCTCAAGCTCAGCCAAAGGCCAGGAATACTTCATGAAGCATCTGCTCGGCGCTTCGGACGGCCTGCTTGCTGAGCCTAATGAGGAGCAGAAGCCGGAAGAAATCATCTGGCGCGAGGATGTGGAAGGCAAGCTGGATCTGATGGTTGCGATGGACTTCCGGATGACCACAACTCCTCTTTATGCAGATATTGTACTGCCGGCGGCAACCTGGTACGAGAAAACAGATCTTTCGTCCACCGACATGCATCCGTTCGTGCACCCGTTCAATCCGGCGGTCAATCCGCTGTGGGAATCGCGTTCGGACTGGGATATTTACCGCCAGCTGTCCGAGGTGTTCTCGGAAATGGCGAAAACCCATCTGCCGGGCGTATACAAGGACATCGTCGCTTCACCGCTTGGACATGACTCGATCAGTGAAATCTCCCAGCCGATGGGTCTGGTTAAAGACTGGGCTAAAGGCGAAGTGGAGGCCATTCCGGGTAAGACGATGCCTAACCTGAGCATTGTGGAACGTGACTATACAAAAATTCACGATAAATATATTTCGCTTGGACCGAACCTGGCTGTCGGAAAAGCCGGTGCACACGGCGTCAGCTTCTCGGTTGCTGAAGAATATGAGGAATTAAAGAAGCTTAGCGGTGTTTACTTTGACGATTCGATCAAAAACGGCCTTCCGAAGCTGCAGACAGCCCGCCAGGCGGCAGATACGATTCTTCATCTGTCCTCGGCGACTAACGGCCGTGTATCCCAGAAGGCATATGAGTCAGCCGAGAAGGATCACGGGGTTCCGCTGAAGGATATTTCAGCAGACCGTGCAGCGGAGAAGATTACCTTCCAGAGCATCACTGCTCAGCCGCGTGAAGTCATTCCGACGCCGGTCTTCAGCGGCTCGAACAAGCAGGGCCGCCGGTATTCGCCGTTCACCACGAATATTGAACGCCTCGTGCCGTTCCGTACGCTGACCGGAAGACAGCATTTCTACATTGACCATGAGATTTTCCTGCAATACGGGGAATCCCTGCCTGTATTCAAACCGACCTTGCCGCCGATGGTCTTCGGACCGCGCGACAAGGCAATCAAGGGCGGACAGGATTCACTGGTGCTGAGATATTTGACACCGCACGGTAAATGGAATATTCACTCCACCTATCAGGATAACCAGCACATGCTGACCCTGTTCCGCGGAGGTCCGACGGTATGGATTAATAACGAGGATGCGGCAGCCCACGACATTGAGGATAATGCCTGGCTGGAAGTATATAACCGCAACGGTGTGGTTACAGCACGGGCGGTGGTCAGCCACCGGATGCCGAGAGGCACGATGTTCATGTACCATGCCCAGGACAAGCATATTCAAGTGCCGGGGTCGGAAATTACCGATACCCGCGGCGGAAGCCATAATGCGCCAACCCGGATTCATCTGAAGCCTACCCAGATGGTCGGCGGATACGCACAGCTCAGCTACGGTTTTAACTACTATGGTCCGATTGGCAACCAGCGGGATGTCTACGTAGCCGTACGCAAAATGAAGGAGGTTAACTGGCTTGAAAATTAA
- the narJ gene encoding nitrate reductase molybdenum cofactor assembly chaperone yields the protein MINLTRLYSYKESFGYFALQLMYPEKLDFHPAFLEEAFSPDHPGYSNVHTYWTLMQNYSLEEIQESYAATFDFQKDCALYMTYFKFEDAKERGQMLAKLKLLYEMFGLEMPEGELPDFLPLMCEFLYAAEWLDNPDAPENFRMLIAILEDGTFHLLKALEKNNSPYFHLVKGLRETFKACAEQEALSQ from the coding sequence GTGATTAATCTGACCAGATTATACAGCTACAAGGAATCCTTCGGATATTTCGCCCTGCAGCTCATGTATCCTGAGAAGCTGGATTTTCATCCGGCTTTTCTGGAGGAGGCGTTCAGTCCGGATCACCCCGGATATTCGAATGTGCATACGTACTGGACTCTGATGCAGAACTACAGTCTGGAGGAGATTCAGGAGAGCTATGCGGCCACCTTTGATTTTCAGAAGGATTGCGCCTTATATATGACTTACTTCAAGTTTGAGGATGCCAAGGAACGCGGACAGATGCTGGCTAAACTGAAGCTGCTTTATGAAATGTTCGGGCTGGAAATGCCGGAGGGGGAGCTGCCCGATTTCCTGCCGCTGATGTGTGAATTTCTGTACGCTGCAGAGTGGCTGGATAATCCGGATGCACCGGAGAACTTCCGGATGCTGATTGCGATCCTGGAGGATGGCACATTCCATCTGCTCAAGGCGCTCGAAAAAAATAACAGTCCCTACTTCCATCTGGTGAAGGGGCTGCGGGAAACATTTAAAGCTTGTGCTGAACAGGAGGCCCTGAGTCAATGA
- a CDS encoding flavin reductase family protein, which yields MEKVAVDYEKMYYGFPVILVSFYDADGKPNVTPISSSYSLKDMMMLGFSSKGYAVNQIKAVRDFVINIPGRSLMDEVTYCGAHSGQELSKFDHVALTHEQAHTVNAPVIRECPVAIECTVIDVLEHDQFRGITNILAKIEGRYVAGNVLNEEGGLQATELDNILYFGDGRQKSFRFMQ from the coding sequence ATGGAAAAGGTAGCTGTTGATTATGAAAAAATGTACTACGGGTTCCCGGTTATCCTGGTGAGCTTTTATGATGCGGACGGTAAGCCGAATGTGACGCCCATCTCCTCGTCCTATTCACTGAAGGACATGATGATGCTGGGCTTCAGCAGCAAGGGCTATGCCGTTAACCAGATTAAAGCAGTACGGGATTTCGTCATCAACATTCCGGGACGCTCTCTGATGGACGAGGTTACTTACTGCGGTGCGCATTCCGGACAAGAGCTCAGCAAATTCGACCATGTAGCTCTGACGCATGAGCAGGCGCATACGGTCAATGCTCCTGTTATCCGGGAATGTCCGGTTGCGATCGAATGCACGGTAATCGATGTCCTTGAGCATGACCAGTTTAGGGGCATTACTAATATTCTCGCCAAAATTGAGGGCCGCTATGTTGCCGGCAATGTGCTGAATGAAGAGGGCGGACTGCAGGCCACTGAGCTTGACAACATTCTCTATTTCGGAGACGGCCGGCAAAAGAGCTTCCGTTTTATGCAATAG
- the narI gene encoding respiratory nitrate reductase subunit gamma encodes MNMYGQFLWVIFPYMCLVVFIFGHIFRYRKDQFNWTAKSSEFIEKKQLKFGSILFHLGIMPVILGHIGGLAVPKSWLEALGVSDHMYHIGAVYIGGIFGFATLAGMLILTSRRFTIKNVRKLSSASDLIVNSLLLFIVFMGMYSTIVTNAVQPEFDYRDTISVWFRGLFMFRPDPALMADVPFSFKLHILCGFAIFAFWPFTRLVHVWSVPLNYIGRSYILYRRNKTN; translated from the coding sequence ATGAATATGTACGGTCAGTTTTTATGGGTCATTTTCCCTTATATGTGTCTGGTGGTCTTTATCTTCGGACATATCTTCCGGTACCGCAAGGACCAGTTTAACTGGACGGCCAAATCCAGTGAATTTATTGAGAAAAAGCAGCTGAAATTCGGCAGCATCCTGTTCCATCTTGGGATTATGCCGGTTATTCTCGGCCATATCGGCGGTCTTGCCGTTCCGAAGTCATGGCTGGAGGCCCTTGGTGTGAGTGATCACATGTACCATATCGGAGCTGTGTATATCGGCGGAATCTTCGGTTTTGCAACACTGGCCGGTATGCTGATTCTTACCTCGCGGCGCTTTACGATCAAGAATGTCCGGAAGCTCAGCAGCGCATCTGACCTGATTGTTAACTCTTTGCTTCTATTTATAGTGTTTATGGGGATGTATTCTACAATTGTAACGAATGCCGTACAGCCTGAATTCGACTATCGTGATACCATTTCCGTCTGGTTCCGCGGACTGTTTATGTTCCGTCCCGATCCGGCACTGATGGCTGATGTACCGTTTTCGTTCAAGCTGCATATTCTGTGCGGGTTCGCCATCTTTGCCTTCTGGCCGTTCACCCGGCTGGTCCATGTCTGGAGTGTTCCGTTGAATTATATAGGCAGAAGTTATATTCTATACAGAAGAAATAAAACGAATTAA
- a CDS encoding sensor histidine kinase — translation MSRLFENSTEAMFFFDRDGKALAMNPAAENIVDQDILKQLYQGNPLALCGTCRGYTSETELRTCLNCYFNTPDSDNFTSYQVYLETRDKGIVPYAATFHTIDAEQGIRVFMLRDLTRQFKTQEKFYQNKMMKHVIEAQENERKRISRELHDSVAQELMSAVIDLRVLKYMTDDEQLLRKVKQTEVSMTRLLSDIRNLSVELRPAALDDFGLEAAFRSHFKRMEQSYGLVIDFESRLSEKRYGSEIETVVYRVCQEAVLNALKYAQVDTVNVTLSERDGFLRLQVEDSGIGFNAGDEPAGTGLGLFGMQERAELVGGTFSVESQRGRGTRILLLVPAGKIQGKE, via the coding sequence ATGAGCAGGCTGTTTGAGAACAGCACCGAGGCCATGTTCTTTTTTGACCGGGACGGCAAGGCGCTTGCAATGAATCCGGCTGCTGAGAATATAGTTGACCAGGATATTCTGAAGCAGCTCTATCAGGGAAATCCCCTGGCGTTATGCGGAACCTGCCGGGGCTATACAAGCGAGACGGAGCTTCGCACCTGTCTGAACTGCTATTTTAATACGCCGGATTCGGATAATTTCACCTCCTATCAGGTTTATCTGGAGACGAGGGATAAGGGGATCGTCCCTTATGCAGCCACTTTCCATACCATTGATGCCGAGCAGGGAATCCGCGTTTTTATGCTGAGGGACTTGACCCGGCAGTTTAAAACCCAGGAAAAGTTCTATCAGAACAAAATGATGAAGCATGTAATTGAAGCCCAGGAGAATGAGCGCAAACGGATTTCCCGCGAGCTGCATGACAGTGTGGCCCAGGAATTGATGAGTGCAGTCATTGATCTGCGTGTGCTTAAATATATGACGGATGACGAGCAGCTGCTGCGGAAGGTGAAGCAGACCGAGGTCTCCATGACCCGGCTGCTCAGCGATATCCGTAATCTTTCGGTGGAGCTGCGGCCGGCGGCGCTCGATGATTTCGGGCTGGAGGCGGCCTTCCGTTCCCACTTCAAGCGGATGGAGCAGAGCTATGGCCTTGTCATTGATTTCGAATCCCGGCTGTCCGAGAAGCGGTATGGCAGTGAGATCGAAACTGTAGTCTATCGCGTATGCCAGGAGGCTGTGCTGAATGCGCTCAAGTATGCCCAGGTGGACACAGTCAATGTTACACTGTCTGAACGGGATGGTTTTCTCCGGCTTCAGGTTGAGGACAGCGGAATCGGCTTTAATGCGGGAGACGAACCTGCGGGAACCGGTCTTGGCCTCTTTGGCATGCAGGAACGTGCAGAGCTGGTCGGCGGAACGTTCAGTGTAGAATCACAAAGAGGCAGAGGGACAAGGATATTGCTGCTGGTTCCCGCAGGGAAGATACAAGGGAAGGAATGA
- a CDS encoding GAF domain-containing protein yields MINKVDYQGELDEIRKALGYDFISLALAEPAEYDYVIRWKYASGNTNERYKRIVLQSGRGIAGIVFKTGKPFLLPSVEKDVHPDSLFTFPITKMENLRSIAAVPIWNDARVAGVLLGGFRGERQVTHEMVQALEETARRGIGDLNGKELLLS; encoded by the coding sequence ATGATTAACAAGGTGGATTACCAGGGGGAGCTTGACGAGATCCGCAAAGCGCTGGGGTATGACTTCATCTCACTGGCGCTTGCCGAACCTGCGGAATATGATTATGTGATCCGCTGGAAATACGCCTCCGGGAACACGAATGAACGTTATAAACGGATTGTTCTGCAATCAGGCAGAGGGATTGCCGGAATCGTGTTCAAGACCGGTAAGCCGTTTCTGCTGCCTTCTGTTGAGAAAGATGTACATCCTGATTCCTTATTTACTTTCCCCATTACCAAGATGGAGAATTTAAGGAGTATTGCTGCTGTGCCGATCTGGAATGATGCCCGTGTAGCCGGTGTACTGCTGGGCGGGTTCAGAGGGGAACGGCAGGTTACGCACGAAATGGTGCAGGCTCTGGAAGAAACCGCACGCAGGGGCATTGGAGACTTGAACGGGAAGGAATTGTTGCTGAGTTGA